From the genome of Penaeus chinensis breed Huanghai No. 1 chromosome 8, ASM1920278v2, whole genome shotgun sequence, one region includes:
- the LOC125028038 gene encoding uncharacterized protein LOC125028038 isoform X2 has translation MKYSKDSPGSNMALVPLECQNPNLMIGCEKNVMVVRALQKERRKNKRREKENMWRRNNHRNAKNDPVVVHFPARSNA, from the exons ATGAAGTACAGCAAGGACAGCCCGGGGAGCAACATGGCCCTGGTGCCCCTGGAGTGCCAAAACCCCAACCTGATGATCGGGTGCGAAAAGAACGTAATGGTGGTCCGGGCCCTTCAGAAGGAACGGCGTAAGAACAAAAGGCGCGAGAAGGAGAATATGTGGAGGAGAAACAACCACAGAAACGCCAAGAATGACCCCGTCGTGGTCCACTTCCCCGCCAG ATCGAATGC
- the LOC125028038 gene encoding uncharacterized protein LOC125028038 isoform X1 codes for MKYSKDSPGSNMALVPLECQNPNLMIGCEKNVMVVRALQKERRKNKRREKENMWRRNNHRNAKNDPVVVHFPARSNACVAGLAVLLFCEEVALAVSAALRC; via the exons ATGAAGTACAGCAAGGACAGCCCGGGGAGCAACATGGCCCTGGTGCCCCTGGAGTGCCAAAACCCCAACCTGATGATCGGGTGCGAAAAGAACGTAATGGTGGTCCGGGCCCTTCAGAAGGAACGGCGTAAGAACAAAAGGCGCGAGAAGGAGAATATGTGGAGGAGAAACAACCACAGAAACGCCAAGAATGACCCCGTCGTGGTCCACTTCCCCGCCAG ATCGAATGCGTGCGTTGCGGGGCTTGCGGTCTTGCTCTTCTGTGAGGAAGTGGCTCTTGCGGTCTCAGCTGCATTGAGGTGTTAA